Sequence from the Ictalurus furcatus strain D&B chromosome 29, Billie_1.0, whole genome shotgun sequence genome:
tatacttttgttttcaaaatcaGAAAAATCACTTACTTCATTTTCACTAAAAAGCTATGAAACTGAATAGAATATAATtctaaaaacattaaataggCCACAGCCACAAACTACAAGCAACAAGCCTCAGCAGGTTGTTAGAGTGTTTCCGTAACGCTGTTCCTCAGTAGGGGGGGTGGGCGGGGGGGTGGGCTGAGGGGCTGGCTGAGGAAAGACAGGACACCAGTTTGCTTTgggttttattctttatttggtGATGAAAGTTTTGAAGAATGCTCTTCTCTATCTCACACTGCTGATAGCACCATGACAATCCACGCACAGCTGAAGATCAGCGACACATACAACAGTTCCAGATTCTTCACACTTTGGTTCGTTTTCCGTAGTTCTCCACTGCGTTCTCGGTCACGCTCTCGTCCATCCCAATGTCCTTCATCGTTTTCTTCCCCAGCAGCTCGAAAATTTCCTCCGGTGCAATGCCCTTCGGCTCGGCCACCTTCACTGTCAGCATGTCGAGGGTTAACTCGGTTCCCTTAGGGATCACCGTCTTCGCCACTATAGACTTACCcagctacagagagagagagagagagagagatggtgatgCCAAATAGGAGAATTTAATTGTGCCTGCTAATCACTAAGCTAGCTAATCAGAATGTGCAATATTTAACATGGCATATAATTCACTacagtagtatgtgtgtgtgtgtgtgtgtgtgtgtgtgtgtgtgtgtatcctcaCCTTGTCGTGGCAGGGTTTCTCACAGGGCAGCATTTCTTTGATGCCGTTGCCTAGCGCCCGCTCCACGATTCGGATGGATCGTACCAACTCGGCGAGTTCAGAGGGGTCCAGGGAGGCGGAGTGGTCGCTGCCCTTCCAGCTCTTATCCAGAGTCACATGACGCTCCAACACTTTCGCACCCAGAGCCACGGCCGCCACCGACACACTGATGCCCGTCTCATGACCCGAGTAGCCAATCGGGATGTCCGGGAACTCCTTTTGGTATTCCTATTGGTCAGGGCAAAGAGATATTTTCATTCAgaattaattacttaattaagcATAATTACAGCACGCTTATTCTTCATACGGACAAGGGGGGCgctctcacacaccctcacacacacaaacagacagacagtgaggtTACCGTGATGACACGCAGGTTGACGTGCTCGGGTTCGAGAGGGTAGGCGCTGGTACACTGCAGGATGCAGAAATTCTCATTGTGTTTCTTCACTGTTTGATACACACGCCGCATCGTCTTCATACTCTGCATCCCGCTGGAGACCACCATCGGACGACCtgggggaaacacacacacacacacacacacacacacacacacatatatatatacccaaCATATCTGACACTGACTTTacatttcctttattttcagAGCCACACTGATGAAATCCAAATAatatttgaaattaaataaaacagtggaaTCGGATAAAATAGTGTTCTTCGTTTGAacctttaaaatttttttaaacctttttatttttttaacattttaacccATCATTTAAAATGCATGCGTAATAAAAGAGCCTCACCTTTCTGAGCCGTTGTCTCCAGGTACGGGAAGTTATTGGTGTCTCCGGAGCCGACTTTAAAGAAAGGCACGTTGAGTTCGTGAAGAAATTCCACAGCCATCTGTAATAAAATCAGATAAGTGGATACAGCAGGTATGTGAGCACCTGAGAGAGAGTCGATCTGTGGGCTGTGGAAAAGGTGCTCAGAACTCAGTAATGATGAAATCACAGTGTAGAACACCAGGGGGCGCTAATAGCTCAAACTCAAGACTGATCTTCATACAGAGTTCAGCACTGGGACAGATCAGACCACCCACTAAAATTCAGGTACGTCATTAATTACTGACttgcttttttcatttaaacgTATTTTTCTGCTGTTTCTTTTAGTTCTAGAAACTGAAGGGCTGTTTAATTAAAACTACACGTATATccagtatatataatatttggtAGTACTGAATAAGCCTTTTCGAATACCATCAAGGACAAATTACTGCAATTAAGCTGTGATTAAAATATACTGACATTATACCCTACATCACACAGGACTTTTTGTTTATCTATAGATTTAAGGATTAtagtttaacacatctataaaAACACAACCCATCTAACCTACTTTCTATTTAATATctaatttattgtgtgtgtgtgtgtgtgtgtgtgtgagagagagagagtgagagagagagagagagagacacctgACCTCGTCCATGCCCGAGGCGGTGAAGTAGATGCCAACGTCCTGAGCGTAACGCTGCAGCTCCCTGTACTGCTCGTGTGTGAACTCCAGGTGTCGCTTGTGTTCTCCGTACGTTTTCCCCCATGAGTGTTCGGAGGTGTAGGGTCTCTCCAGAGCACGCTTATTAAACTTATACTCCAGCTCACTCTTCTGGAACTTCGCACAGTCTGCACCACAATCCTGCACAACATTCACATGAGATTATTATAATACAggaaacacattcacaccatAACTACGCTACATCTACGCCTTATTTACACTGATTACAGGAGAATATAGCTTATGTAGTGCACTAAATGGACAGCAGGGAGCCTTGCAGATTTCAGATCCCTACACAAGTACACTAGAGAGTGTAGCTTCCACCGTGAGCCAATCAGGATTCAGGTCCATCTTCCCTCCACATGTACACTACCAAGGGGATGAAATGAGTACTCCACCCCGTGTAGTGCCCTAAGATTCAAGATATATTCCTATACTATAATAATACGTTTTcatgatattattataataaataatgaatgtgtCGGTtccaggagagagagggaaaaaaaacaaaccctgaatgaatatgctaattaagAACCCATCAGCCCCGCCCACTCCAGCTGATAAAAGCTGTGTGAAGGATTAACACTGATGTCTGATATTAGCATGGCCCTCTTTGCATATTGCATATCTGATTGGATATCTGATggagaaataaaaactttaatgtcaaaatattaacgcagagaaaatggaaaaaaataaaaacaataaaactaatGTGACCGAAAACACAGAGCTCCGACACGTCATTTACTGCAGTGCTGTAATATTTCTCTTCAGTCTGAGAATAAAAATAACCTGAGACATGACTGATGTACTTACTTTGGccatttggatcattttcttggCGGTCTCAATGTCTCCCTGATGATTTTGTCCGATTTCCGCGATTATAAAACACGGGTGATTTCCTCCGATCATGCGGCCGGGACACAACTCAAACTGCAGAGGCATGTTCACTCCGGAGCGAAGAAACTAATCACACAGATGAAGATTCAACTGTAAAACAACTTCACAAACCCTGAACCCgggaccgagagagagagacacatacacacacacactgtgacagCGCCGGAACTTCCGGGTTTGCTCACGAAGCCACGCCCACCTTCTGTTTTCATATTTAGAGTCCCCGGTGTCTGCGTCACGCATTAAAGCCCAAGCTCT
This genomic interval carries:
- the nansa gene encoding N-acetylneuraminic acid synthase a — protein: MPLQFELCPGRMIGGNHPCFIIAEIGQNHQGDIETAKKMIQMAKDCGADCAKFQKSELEYKFNKRALERPYTSEHSWGKTYGEHKRHLEFTHEQYRELQRYAQDVGIYFTASGMDEMAVEFLHELNVPFFKVGSGDTNNFPYLETTAQKGRPMVVSSGMQSMKTMRRVYQTVKKHNENFCILQCTSAYPLEPEHVNLRVITEYQKEFPDIPIGYSGHETGISVSVAAVALGAKVLERHVTLDKSWKGSDHSASLDPSELAELVRSIRIVERALGNGIKEMLPCEKPCHDKLGKSIVAKTVIPKGTELTLDMLTVKVAEPKGIAPEEIFELLGKKTMKDIGMDESVTENAVENYGKRTKV